TCACCCTGTTTTATATGTTCATTGCTTTTGGCATTCCACAATTCACCATGGAGAAATACCTTACCTTTACCGTTTATATTAGTCTTTGCTTCTCCTTCCTCCCCAACAAGACCTTCTGTTCCTGTCTTTACCTTTGTTAGCTGTGCCTTTATGGCATATGATAGCACACCAAAGAAAAATATACCAGACAGTATAACCACAGTAAGTATACTTTTCCATGATATAGAGAAAATACTATATGGAAGGTCTACAAGCATAATAGAACCTATCACAAGGGATATGATGCCTGCAAGCCCTAATACACCGTGGCTCACAATCTTTAATTCAAGTATAAAGAATACTATGCCGAGCAAAATGAGAAATATCCCTGCATAGCTTATCGGTATAGTTGAAAAGGCATACAATGCAAGGATAATGGATATACCTCCTATAACCCCTGGAAATATGGCTCCAGGGCTGTAGATTTCAAAGAGAATTCCATAAAGACCTATCATCATTAATATATAAGCTACATTGGGATCGCTTATATAGGATAAAAATCTATATTTGAAAGGCATTTCTATTATGTTTTTTTTCTTGCCTTTGAGGTTTAAGGTTACCTTGCCCTTTTTTGTTTCCACAACCCTTCCCTCTATGCCTTCTATCAATCTTTCCATATCCTCTGCTACAATATCTATCACATTTTTATCAAGGGCATCCTTGGCAGTGATGGATGCGCTCTCTTTTACTGCCTTGGCTGCCCATTCGGCATTTCTACCTCTTTTCATGGCAATGCTTCTTGCATAAGCCTCTGCATCCTTTACAACCTTTGACATCATCACCTTGTCTTCTTTATCCTTACCAATAGAAACAGGGTGTGCTGCGCCCACATTTGTTCCCGGTGCCATGGCAGCTATATGTGCAGAAAGCAATATGATACTCCCTGCAGAAGCAGCCCTTGCGCCAGAAGGTGATACATAGACTATAACAGGGATATTAGAATCCATAATAGCCTTTACTATCTCTCGCATGGATGTATCAAGACCCCCTGGGGTATCAAGGAATATTATAAGTGATGCTGCATCGTCCTTTTCGCTTCTACTGATGGATTCCATTATAAAACCTGCCACAGGGGGGTTTATAGCACCGCTTATGGTGATTGCATTTATGCCTTTTTGAGTATTATTATTTTTGATTATCTTTTTTTCTGCTGCAAATAGATGGATTGAGAAAATCAAAAACAAGATTATATAAAAAGCTCTAAAAAAAATCTTTAAAGAATATTTCTTCATTTGCCAAAAAACTTATCCCTTAATCTCATCTCTACAATGGGTGGCACAAGATCCTTTACAGAGCCTCCAAAACTTGCCACCTCCTTTATGGTTCTTGAGCTTATAAAAAAATAGTCCTTACTGGTCATCATAAATATTGTGTCCATATCCTGATTAAGGTTTCTGTTCATAGATGCCATCTGAAATTCATATTCAAAATCACTCATTGCCCTCAATCCCCTTATCACAAACCTGGCGTTCACTTTCTTTACATAGTCAACAAGTAGCCCTTCAAAGCTATCTACTATTACATTCTTGTTTCCATTGACAGATTCCATTATCATTTCTTTGCGCTCATCTACAGAAAAAAGTGCCCTCTTCTCAATATTATAGGCAACGGCAACTATAACAATATCAACAAGTTCAAGTCCCCTCATTAGTATATCAAGGTGACCATTAGTAATTGGGTCAAACGAACCAGGATAAACAGCAACAGTTTGTCTCATTGATTTATCTCTCCTTGAATAATTTTAATTTTAGAGAACAGATTGCTCTTAATTATCTCAATAATAGTATCACCGTATCTTTTTTGTTTTAAAATACGCCATGCCCCTGAAATGTTATTATCTAACATCTCTCTCTTAGAAGACTCAACAATAAAAATACTTTCATTATCATAAATGGTATTTTTTTCCAGAAGCTTCATGGTGTCCATTATAAAACCCTTTTCATAAGGAGGATCCATAAATATAATATCAAAGATATCACCTGTGTTATAGAGGAAAGGTATTGCATGGAATACATCCATGTTTATGATTTTGCATATTTCATTCACACGGAGGTAAGAGGCATTTTCTTCTAATTTTCTCGCCATTTTATGATCTATTTCCACCATGGCTGCCATAGATGCACCCCTGCTCAAAGATTCAAAAGCCAGTATCCCGGAGCCGGAAAAGAGGTCGATCACTTTTTTATTCTTAATATCTCCTAACATATTAAATACAGATTCCCTGACCTTTGATGATGTGTGCCTTGCATCTATATCATCGTCAGCTACAACAAATCTGCCTTTCATTGAACCGCCTGTTATCCTTATCCTTCTCATGTGTGGGCAAACAGTAAATCCCCTGTCCTTTTGATCCTTTCTATACCTTTTATCTCATCTGCTTCAAGATTCAATATCACCATATTTATATCTCTATATCGCTTTTGCAATATATCTATATAATATTCCTGCATATTCTTTCTTTTTTTATGAAATTCACAATCTGCCTCTCTTACCACATGATTTATGATTATGTTTTCTACATACAGGTCATTCTGGCTAAACTCCTCTATTATCCTGTCAGTAAGTCTTACCCCGAGTGCTTCAGGTATGGTGATTATAATAAATTTTGTTGTTTCCCTATCCCTTATAAACTGAACAATCTTTTCAGATAGAGACTCCCAGCTACTTATGATCTCCAGCAGTGTCCTTTTTGATCCTTTTAAAGTAACAGCACCTTTTAGCTTTTCGAAATAATCATACATACTCATATAGAATTTAGTGGCTGCCTCCATATGTTTTAAAAAAAGATGGGGTAGCTGCAAAAGTCTTAGTGTATGGCCGGCAGGGGCAGTATCCCAGACAACTAAATCATATTTATCATCTTCAACAAGCTCAATAATAAAATTAAGCATGTATTCTTCCTCTATGCCCGGAGCAGTCCCTACATAATCAACAAAGTCATAATCAACCCTGGCAAATGAGGATATAACCTCGTATATCTCAGGACCAAATCTCTCCTTCCATCTTTTAAGGACTATATCAGATGATATCTCAAGGCCATAGAGATTAAATT
The sequence above is drawn from the Syntrophorhabdaceae bacterium genome and encodes:
- a CDS encoding nodulation protein NfeD translates to MIFSIHLFAAEKKIIKNNNTQKGINAITISGAINPPVAGFIMESISRSEKDDAASLIIFLDTPGGLDTSMREIVKAIMDSNIPVIVYVSPSGARAASAGSIILLSAHIAAMAPGTNVGAAHPVSIGKDKEDKVMMSKVVKDAEAYARSIAMKRGRNAEWAAKAVKESASITAKDALDKNVIDIVAEDMERLIEGIEGRVVETKKGKVTLNLKGKKKNIIEMPFKYRFLSYISDPNVAYILMMIGLYGILFEIYSPGAIFPGVIGGISIILALYAFSTIPISYAGIFLILLGIVFFILELKIVSHGVLGLAGIISLVIGSIMLVDLPYSIFSISWKSILTVVILSGIFFFGVLSYAIKAQLTKVKTGTEGLVGEEGEAKTNINGKGKVFLHGELWNAKSNEHIKQGEKVIVEKVEGLLLIVKRKL
- the coaD gene encoding pantetheine-phosphate adenylyltransferase produces the protein MRQTVAVYPGSFDPITNGHLDILMRGLELVDIVIVAVAYNIEKRALFSVDERKEMIMESVNGNKNVIVDSFEGLLVDYVKKVNARFVIRGLRAMSDFEYEFQMASMNRNLNQDMDTIFMMTSKDYFFISSRTIKEVASFGGSVKDLVPPIVEMRLRDKFFGK
- the rsmD gene encoding 16S rRNA (guanine(966)-N(2))-methyltransferase RsmD, with the protein product MRRIRITGGSMKGRFVVADDDIDARHTSSKVRESVFNMLGDIKNKKVIDLFSGSGILAFESLSRGASMAAMVEIDHKMARKLEENASYLRVNEICKIINMDVFHAIPFLYNTGDIFDIIFMDPPYEKGFIMDTMKLLEKNTIYDNESIFIVESSKREMLDNNISGAWRILKQKRYGDTIIEIIKSNLFSKIKIIQGEINQ
- a CDS encoding ArsA family ATPase is translated as MGLINIKDDKLKLLMVGGKGGVGKTTCASSIALRFARDGKRVLLISSDPTPSLSDIFDIKIGDKETRITHEFNLYGLEISSDIVLKRWKERFGPEIYEVISSFARVDYDFVDYVGTAPGIEEEYMLNFIIELVEDDKYDLVVWDTAPAGHTLRLLQLPHLFLKHMEAATKFYMSMYDYFEKLKGAVTLKGSKRTLLEIISSWESLSEKIVQFIRDRETTKFIIITIPEALGVRLTDRIIEEFSQNDLYVENIIINHVVREADCEFHKKRKNMQEYYIDILQKRYRDINMVILNLEADEIKGIERIKRTGDLLFAHT